A window of the Synechococcus sp. M16.1 genome harbors these coding sequences:
- a CDS encoding L,D-transpeptidase, producing MAGSVAPCLAAEPVELALRQPAHASRIVLDLSKRQITLMRGEQQLGAWPLAIGDPKTPTPKGEFAILNKKVNPIYVTHKSGQRRELGGPSSPIGDRYMAFHRNGRGEFGIHGTAWPHWVQIRAAVSLGCVRMLNSHIRQLFDAVDVGTRLEIRS from the coding sequence TTGGCTGGGTCTGTTGCTCCATGCCTTGCTGCTGAACCTGTTGAGCTGGCCTTGCGGCAACCCGCTCATGCGTCGCGCATCGTGCTTGACCTCAGCAAGCGACAGATCACACTCATGCGGGGCGAGCAGCAGCTTGGGGCCTGGCCTTTGGCGATCGGAGATCCCAAAACCCCCACCCCAAAAGGGGAATTCGCCATCCTCAACAAGAAGGTCAATCCGATCTATGTGACCCATAAGTCGGGTCAGCGGCGGGAGCTGGGCGGACCCAGCAGTCCGATTGGTGATCGCTACATGGCTTTTCACCGCAATGGCCGCGGCGAGTTTGGGATCCATGGAACGGCGTGGCCGCACTGGGTTCAGATTCGCGCGGCCGTCAGCCTGGGCTGCGTTCGCATGCTCAACAGCCACATCCGGCAGCTGTTTGATGCTGTGGATGTGGGAACGCGTCTGGAAATTCGCAGTTGA
- the hemC gene encoding hydroxymethylbilane synthase: MALTELRIASRRSQLAMVQTNWVKAELEKAHPGLKITVEAMATQGDKILDVALAKIGDKGLFTKELEAQMLVDRADIAVHSLKDLPTNLPEGLMLGCITEREDPADALVVNTKNQAYKLDTLPEGSVVGTSSLRRLAQLRHHYPHLIFKDVRGNVITRLEKLDSGDYDCLILAAAGLGRLGFGDRIHQLIPGEISLHAVGQGALGIECVEGKPEVLEAIKVLEHTPTSQRCLAERAFLRELEGGCQVPIGVNTRFEGDQLILTGMVASLDGKRLIRDQASGAASDAEAIGIALANTLKGQGAGEILKEIFDTVRPEA; the protein is encoded by the coding sequence ATGGCCCTCACCGAACTGCGCATCGCCTCACGACGCAGCCAGCTGGCCATGGTGCAAACCAACTGGGTGAAAGCGGAACTGGAGAAGGCCCATCCCGGCCTGAAGATCACGGTGGAAGCCATGGCCACCCAGGGCGACAAGATCCTGGACGTCGCCCTGGCGAAGATCGGCGACAAAGGCCTGTTCACCAAGGAACTGGAAGCACAGATGCTGGTGGACCGTGCGGACATCGCCGTCCACTCGCTGAAAGACCTGCCCACCAACCTTCCTGAGGGGCTGATGCTCGGCTGCATCACCGAACGGGAAGACCCGGCCGATGCCCTGGTGGTGAACACCAAGAACCAGGCCTACAAACTCGACACCCTTCCCGAAGGCTCTGTGGTGGGCACGAGTTCCCTGCGCCGTCTGGCTCAGCTGCGTCACCACTACCCCCACCTGATCTTCAAGGACGTCCGGGGGAACGTGATCACCCGCCTGGAAAAATTGGACAGCGGCGATTACGACTGTCTGATCCTGGCTGCGGCAGGCCTGGGCCGGCTTGGCTTCGGCGATCGGATCCACCAGCTGATCCCCGGCGAGATCTCTCTGCACGCCGTTGGTCAGGGCGCCCTGGGGATTGAATGCGTGGAGGGCAAGCCCGAAGTGCTTGAGGCGATCAAAGTGCTGGAGCACACCCCCACCTCCCAGCGCTGCCTGGCCGAACGCGCTTTCCTGCGGGAACTGGAAGGTGGCTGCCAGGTGCCCATCGGCGTGAACACCCGCTTCGAAGGTGATCAACTGATCCTCACCGGGATGGTGGCCAGCCTTGATGGCAAACGTCTGATCCGCGACCAGGCCAGTGGCGCAGCAAGCGACGCCGAAGCCATCGGCATCGCTCTGGCCAACACCCTCAAAGGTCAGGGTGCTGGCGAGATCCTCAAAGAGATCTTCGACACCGTCCGCCCGGAAGCCTGA
- the rpoD gene encoding RNA polymerase sigma factor RpoD — protein MTPAATKAAKPDIVLLANADGKVKEVAKSSDKEAKKTPARRRTTKASAKDLNAAADELLAAADQAKASGTTKKAAAKTTKAKTTTKKATTTKKAATAKKTTTKSSTAKVSTAKAAAAKPTAEEKAKTAAAEKEAKAKALASIKIGPKGVYTEDSIRVYLQEIGRIRLLRPDEEIELARKIADLLYLEELAAQFESDNGREPDNKEWAALVEMPLIRFRRRLMLGRRAKEKMVQSNLRLVVSIAKKYMNRGLSFQDLIQEGSLGLIRAAEKFDHEKGYKFSTYATWWIRQAITRAIADQSRTIRLPVHLYETISRIKKTTKVLSQEFGRKPTEEEIAESMEMTIEKLRFIAKSAQLPISLETPIGKEEDSRLGDFIEADIENPEQDVAKNLLREDLEGVLATLSPRERDVLRLRYGLDDGRMKTLEEIGQIFDVTRERIRQIEAKALRKLRHPNRNGVLKEYIK, from the coding sequence ATGACCCCTGCTGCCACCAAAGCTGCCAAGCCGGACATCGTTCTTCTGGCCAATGCTGACGGCAAGGTGAAGGAAGTCGCCAAGAGTTCCGACAAAGAGGCCAAGAAAACCCCTGCACGCCGACGAACCACCAAGGCGAGCGCCAAGGACCTGAACGCCGCAGCCGACGAACTGCTCGCCGCTGCAGATCAAGCCAAGGCCTCGGGAACCACCAAAAAGGCTGCAGCGAAAACCACCAAGGCCAAAACCACAACGAAAAAGGCAACCACAACTAAGAAGGCAGCCACCGCCAAGAAGACCACGACTAAATCTTCAACAGCCAAGGTATCAACAGCCAAAGCAGCGGCAGCGAAGCCAACCGCCGAGGAGAAAGCCAAAACCGCAGCTGCTGAGAAGGAAGCCAAGGCCAAAGCCCTGGCCAGCATCAAGATCGGCCCCAAAGGCGTCTACACCGAAGACTCCATCCGGGTTTATCTCCAGGAAATTGGTCGGATCCGCCTGCTGCGTCCCGACGAAGAGATCGAACTGGCCCGCAAAATTGCCGATCTTCTCTATCTCGAGGAACTGGCCGCTCAATTTGAAAGCGACAACGGCCGGGAACCCGACAACAAAGAGTGGGCGGCCTTGGTGGAAATGCCGCTCATCCGCTTCCGCCGGCGCTTGATGCTGGGCCGACGGGCCAAGGAAAAGATGGTGCAATCCAACTTGCGCCTTGTGGTCTCGATTGCCAAGAAGTACATGAATCGGGGCCTGAGCTTCCAAGACCTGATTCAGGAAGGAAGCCTTGGCCTGATTCGTGCAGCCGAGAAATTCGACCACGAAAAGGGCTACAAGTTCTCCACCTACGCCACCTGGTGGATTCGCCAGGCCATCACACGCGCCATCGCCGACCAGAGCCGCACCATCCGCCTGCCGGTGCACCTCTACGAAACGATCTCCAGGATCAAGAAGACCACCAAGGTTCTCTCCCAGGAATTCGGCCGCAAGCCAACGGAAGAGGAAATCGCGGAATCGATGGAAATGACCATCGAAAAACTGCGCTTCATCGCCAAGAGCGCCCAGCTGCCGATCTCACTGGAGACCCCCATCGGCAAGGAAGAGGATTCCCGCCTGGGTGATTTCATCGAAGCCGACATCGAAAATCCCGAGCAGGACGTTGCCAAGAACCTGCTTCGTGAAGACCTGGAAGGTGTGTTGGCCACCCTCAGCCCCCGCGAGCGCGATGTGCTGCGCCTGCGCTATGGCCTGGACGACGGGCGGATGAAGACCCTCGAGGAAATTGGTCAGATTTTTGATGTGACCCGTGAACGGATCCGTCAGATCGAAGCCAAGGCCCTGCGCAAATTGCGCCACCCCAACCGCAACGGGGTGCTCAAGGAATACATCAAGTAA
- the priA gene encoding primosomal protein N', translating into MKSSEVCKVLSHSRRCVEVWLEAGREGRSFSYAADPSMGLMPGDLVRVRLRGRAMHGLVVAEREWAEQDPQELQPVESLLQRAAVDSDWYSWLERVADRCHLSVFRTLKAALPSGWIGQAGQRSLAGGRQMWWIQARVPPDAANPPTPRQRELLAWLEGQGDGAWQRDLLASGFGAQLLPPLIQQGYLVREQRRCEDKGSSAGSGPQELPQALTAEQQDVVKAYQQLSPGRGLLLWGITGSGKTEVYLQLAAQELERGRHVLLLTPEIGLIPQLVDRCRKRFGSRVVEYHSGCGDAERVRTWRRCLAAEQPLVVVGTRSAVFVPLKPLGLVVLDEEHDSSYKQDAPMPCYHARDLALDRVVMQQARLVLGSATPSLESWIQSGSDGALTLVRLTQRISRQSLPPVHVIDMRHELAEGHKRLVSRALMDRLAALPEQGEQAVVLVPRRGYSPFLSCRSCGEVVMCPHCDVALTVHRSKAGRQWLRCHWCDHREDLENRCSHCGSTAFKPFGAGTQKVLELLSQELEGLRLLRFDRDSTGGRDGHRRLLDRFAAGEADVLIGTQMLAKGMDLPRVTLAAVLAADGLLHRPDLRAAEQALQLLLQLAGRAGRGERPGHVLVQTYTPEHPVIQHLVDGRYEAFLSQEVALRKEAGLVPFSRACLLRLSGDSPSKTATAAAVLAERIRPICQLQNWWLLGPAPAPVARVAGRSRWQLLLHGPAGSPLPLPPGQALWDGLPKGVALTVDPDPQQL; encoded by the coding sequence ATGAAGTCTTCCGAAGTTTGCAAGGTCCTGTCGCATTCGCGGCGATGCGTTGAGGTCTGGCTGGAGGCTGGGCGGGAAGGACGCTCCTTCAGTTACGCCGCAGATCCCAGCATGGGATTGATGCCGGGAGATCTGGTGCGGGTGCGCCTCCGGGGTCGAGCCATGCATGGATTGGTGGTGGCGGAGCGGGAGTGGGCTGAGCAGGATCCTCAGGAGCTGCAACCGGTGGAATCGCTCCTGCAGCGAGCTGCTGTCGATTCGGATTGGTACAGCTGGCTGGAGCGGGTGGCGGACCGTTGCCATCTCAGTGTCTTCCGCACCTTGAAGGCGGCTTTGCCGTCGGGCTGGATTGGTCAGGCCGGCCAGCGTTCCCTGGCCGGCGGGCGTCAGATGTGGTGGATTCAGGCCCGGGTCCCCCCTGATGCAGCGAACCCACCCACCCCTCGCCAGCGGGAGCTTCTGGCTTGGTTGGAGGGCCAGGGCGATGGTGCTTGGCAACGGGACCTGCTGGCCAGTGGGTTTGGCGCGCAATTGCTGCCGCCGCTGATCCAGCAGGGCTACCTGGTGCGTGAGCAGCGTCGTTGTGAGGACAAGGGCTCATCAGCTGGTTCTGGCCCCCAGGAGCTTCCCCAGGCCTTGACGGCTGAGCAGCAGGACGTGGTGAAGGCCTACCAACAGCTGTCTCCGGGGAGAGGGCTGCTGCTCTGGGGAATCACCGGCTCCGGCAAGACCGAGGTGTACCTCCAGCTGGCTGCCCAGGAGCTGGAGCGGGGCCGGCACGTGCTGCTGCTCACCCCCGAGATCGGATTGATTCCCCAACTCGTTGACCGTTGCCGCAAACGCTTCGGCTCGCGCGTTGTGGAGTACCACAGCGGTTGTGGTGACGCCGAACGGGTTCGAACCTGGCGCCGCTGTCTTGCTGCCGAACAGCCGTTGGTGGTGGTGGGAACCCGCTCCGCGGTGTTCGTGCCGTTGAAGCCGCTGGGGCTGGTCGTTCTGGATGAGGAGCACGACAGCTCTTACAAGCAAGACGCACCCATGCCTTGCTATCACGCCCGGGACCTGGCTTTGGACCGGGTTGTGATGCAACAGGCACGGCTTGTGCTGGGCAGCGCCACGCCGTCGCTCGAGAGCTGGATTCAATCGGGCTCGGATGGTGCCTTGACCTTGGTGCGCCTGACCCAGCGGATTTCCCGGCAGTCCCTACCGCCTGTGCATGTGATCGACATGCGCCATGAGTTGGCCGAAGGACACAAGCGTCTGGTCAGTCGCGCCTTGATGGATCGTCTTGCGGCGCTGCCGGAGCAGGGCGAACAGGCCGTGGTTTTGGTGCCTCGTCGGGGATATAGCCCCTTTTTGAGCTGTCGCAGTTGCGGCGAGGTGGTGATGTGCCCCCACTGCGATGTGGCGCTCACCGTTCACCGCAGCAAGGCCGGGCGTCAGTGGCTGCGTTGCCACTGGTGTGACCATCGTGAAGACCTGGAGAACCGTTGCAGTCACTGTGGTTCCACGGCCTTCAAGCCGTTTGGGGCCGGGACGCAGAAGGTTTTGGAACTGCTCTCTCAGGAGCTCGAAGGCCTTCGTTTGCTCCGCTTTGACCGCGATTCCACCGGGGGGCGGGATGGCCATCGACGCCTGTTGGACCGTTTCGCTGCTGGAGAAGCCGACGTCTTGATCGGTACGCAGATGCTGGCCAAGGGCATGGATCTGCCGCGGGTCACCCTGGCGGCGGTGCTCGCGGCGGATGGGCTTCTGCACCGCCCCGATCTCCGCGCAGCAGAGCAGGCCCTGCAGTTGCTGTTGCAGTTGGCGGGCCGTGCCGGGCGAGGTGAGCGACCGGGGCATGTGTTGGTGCAGACCTACACCCCAGAGCACCCGGTGATTCAACACCTGGTGGATGGTCGCTATGAAGCGTTCCTCTCCCAGGAGGTGGCCCTCCGCAAGGAAGCGGGTCTGGTGCCCTTCAGTCGCGCTTGTCTGCTGCGACTGTCTGGAGATTCCCCCAGCAAAACAGCAACGGCGGCAGCGGTGCTGGCGGAGCGGATCCGGCCGATTTGTCAGCTCCAGAATTGGTGGTTGTTGGGTCCTGCTCCGGCACCTGTGGCCCGGGTTGCTGGCCGAAGCCGATGGCAGCTGTTGCTGCACGGTCCGGCGGGCTCCCCGCTTCCGCTGCCTCCGGGACAGGCCCTCTGGGATGGCTTGCCCAAGGGTGTGGCGCTCACTGTGGATCCCGACCCGCAGCAGCTTTGA
- a CDS encoding DUF3153 domain-containing protein yields MSEQDAALDLSEAEAALERGDYGQGLELLLPLAEQHPLNSPEGPGLRLLMITAWMGQGQDEKAIATCRLLSRCRDPKLRQQAKQLLGVLEAPSLDRPERWSMRMPQLELNGSGSGQTSTMRRRRSRRPEPPPPPPTGPTRSPAAGFAVLVMAVLLGITLLLSGCVRIEADLDLRGPDRLALTWDVRSTQQRPLPWQEQFERDLQQEVPGLKIEQTGPGRQQISSRVASSHELAQQMAAVVAVAGRAAGVSLPPPTLKLEERNWLLGVQQHVQLMVDLSDLPEIPGLDVHLSLNHGQVERTAVTGTTTEVSWQGWRWNPLGLGGVVILMLLISSMVLQVVRRKLGFGFPELPS; encoded by the coding sequence GTGAGCGAGCAGGACGCAGCACTGGACCTCTCTGAAGCGGAGGCAGCCCTGGAGCGCGGGGACTACGGCCAGGGCCTGGAGCTGCTTCTGCCCCTGGCGGAGCAACACCCGCTCAACAGCCCGGAGGGGCCGGGCCTTCGGCTCCTGATGATCACCGCCTGGATGGGCCAGGGGCAGGACGAGAAAGCCATCGCCACCTGCAGGCTGCTGAGTCGCTGCCGCGATCCCAAGTTGCGCCAGCAGGCCAAACAACTGCTCGGGGTTCTTGAAGCCCCAAGCCTGGATCGTCCGGAACGCTGGTCGATGCGCATGCCGCAACTGGAGCTGAATGGCTCCGGCAGCGGGCAGACCTCGACCATGCGGCGGCGGCGGTCGCGGCGTCCCGAACCCCCGCCACCACCACCGACGGGGCCGACGCGTTCACCGGCGGCGGGTTTCGCCGTGCTGGTGATGGCGGTTCTGCTGGGGATCACGCTGTTGCTGAGTGGTTGCGTCCGAATCGAGGCTGATCTCGACCTTCGCGGCCCGGATCGACTGGCCCTTACCTGGGACGTGCGGAGCACCCAGCAACGCCCGCTGCCCTGGCAGGAGCAATTCGAGCGAGACCTGCAACAGGAAGTGCCCGGGCTGAAGATCGAACAAACAGGCCCAGGACGCCAACAGATCAGCAGTCGTGTTGCCTCGTCGCACGAGCTGGCGCAACAGATGGCGGCCGTGGTTGCCGTGGCTGGTCGCGCGGCTGGAGTCTCACTCCCGCCACCGACGCTCAAGCTCGAAGAACGCAACTGGCTGCTGGGGGTGCAGCAGCACGTGCAGCTGATGGTGGACCTCAGCGATCTGCCCGAGATCCCCGGGCTCGACGTTCATCTGAGCCTGAACCACGGGCAGGTAGAGCGCACGGCTGTTACCGGCACCACCACCGAAGTCAGCTGGCAGGGCTGGCGCTGGAATCCGCTTGGCCTGGGGGGAGTGGTGATCCTGATGCTGCTGATCAGCAGCATGGTGCTGCAGGTGGTGCGTCGGAAGCTGGGCTTTGGCTTCCCTGAACTGCCCTCCTGA
- the argB gene encoding acetylglutamate kinase, whose protein sequence is MAQSTQNNDDALRVSVLSEALPYIQRFAGRRIVIKYGGAAMAHAELRAAVFRDLALLACVGVQPVVVHGGGPEINQWLQRLEIPAEFRDGLRVTDADTMDVVEMVLVGRVNKQIVNGLNQLGTRAVGLSGSDGSLVEARPWGNGSHGLVGDVARVNPDVLEPLLEKGYVPVISSVAATPDDGRAHNINADTVAGELAAALEAEKLILLTDTPGILEDRDDPDSLIRKLRLSEARQLIEDGVVAGGMTPKTECCIRALAQGVSAAHIIDGRVPHALLLEVFTDAGIGTMVVGRG, encoded by the coding sequence ATGGCCCAATCCACCCAGAACAACGATGACGCCCTCAGGGTGTCGGTGCTCAGCGAAGCCCTCCCCTACATCCAGCGCTTCGCCGGTCGGCGCATCGTGATCAAGTACGGCGGGGCCGCCATGGCCCATGCCGAGCTGCGGGCTGCCGTCTTCCGCGACCTGGCTCTGCTGGCCTGCGTCGGCGTCCAACCCGTGGTGGTTCACGGCGGCGGGCCCGAAATCAACCAGTGGCTTCAGCGTCTGGAAATTCCCGCAGAATTCCGCGACGGACTGCGCGTCACCGACGCCGACACCATGGACGTGGTGGAGATGGTGCTGGTGGGCCGCGTCAACAAGCAGATCGTGAATGGCCTCAATCAGCTCGGCACCCGTGCTGTTGGTCTGAGCGGAAGTGACGGAAGTCTTGTGGAGGCACGCCCCTGGGGGAATGGCAGCCATGGGCTGGTGGGGGATGTTGCCCGCGTCAATCCCGATGTGCTCGAACCGCTGCTGGAGAAGGGTTATGTACCCGTCATTTCCAGCGTTGCCGCAACCCCCGATGACGGGCGAGCCCACAACATCAATGCCGACACGGTGGCGGGAGAGCTGGCGGCGGCCCTGGAAGCCGAAAAACTGATCCTGCTGACCGACACCCCCGGCATCCTTGAAGATCGCGATGACCCCGACTCGCTGATCCGCAAACTGCGTCTCTCAGAGGCGCGACAGCTGATCGAGGACGGCGTGGTCGCAGGTGGCATGACGCCCAAAACGGAATGTTGCATCCGCGCCCTGGCTCAGGGCGTGTCAGCCGCCCACATCATTGATGGCCGGGTTCCCCATGCCCTCCTGCTCGAAGTCTTCACCGACGCCGGCATCGGCACCATGGTGGTGGGACGCGGCTAG
- a CDS encoding DUF2854 domain-containing protein — MKDFFSPGSLVTIAGGVLTVVGATAYATGSANLSLPTIFYGIPILLGGLALKSSELPPAIRVTPVKTFQKEREAAAPELGKLLGDVTRWRYGQKAHLESSLEALKLWDEDTPPQLEEIEELHSDSGYGLRMRFLLGAVPLERWKERQERLGRFFAKGMRAELKELDEQRLDVVLLPAGEA, encoded by the coding sequence ATGAAGGATTTCTTCTCCCCCGGCAGCCTCGTCACCATCGCCGGAGGCGTGCTGACCGTGGTCGGTGCCACCGCTTACGCCACCGGAAGCGCCAACCTCAGCCTGCCCACGATTTTCTACGGAATCCCGATCTTGTTGGGGGGGCTGGCCCTGAAATCGTCGGAGCTCCCACCCGCCATCCGGGTGACACCGGTCAAGACGTTTCAAAAGGAACGCGAAGCTGCAGCCCCAGAACTGGGCAAATTGCTCGGCGATGTGACGCGCTGGCGCTACGGCCAGAAGGCCCACCTGGAGTCGTCGCTGGAAGCGCTCAAACTCTGGGATGAAGACACCCCCCCGCAGTTGGAGGAGATCGAAGAGCTGCATTCCGACAGCGGCTATGGCTTGCGGATGCGTTTCCTGCTGGGAGCCGTTCCCCTCGAACGCTGGAAAGAGCGACAGGAGCGGCTGGGGCGTTTCTTCGCTAAAGGGATGCGAGCGGAACTCAAGGAACTGGATGAACAACGGCTGGACGTTGTTCTGCTTCCGGCAGGTGAGGCCTAA
- a CDS encoding single-stranded DNA-binding protein has product MNHCVLEVEVIDAPTVRYTQDNQTPIAEMAVRFDPLREGDPPGELKVVGWGNLAQELQNRVQTGQRLLIEGRLRMNTMPRGDGMKEKRAEFTLARLHPIGAAATGAAPSGNPSAPAPSRQAPAAAPTKVAKEPEPASWNAAPLVPDTDDIPF; this is encoded by the coding sequence ATGAACCATTGCGTGCTCGAAGTGGAGGTGATCGACGCACCGACGGTTCGATACACCCAGGACAACCAGACTCCCATTGCGGAGATGGCCGTGCGCTTTGACCCCCTTCGGGAGGGTGATCCGCCAGGTGAATTGAAAGTGGTGGGCTGGGGCAACCTGGCCCAGGAGCTGCAGAACCGTGTGCAGACCGGGCAGCGGCTGCTGATCGAAGGCCGGCTGCGGATGAACACCATGCCCCGGGGCGATGGCATGAAGGAAAAACGGGCTGAATTCACCTTGGCTCGGCTTCATCCGATCGGCGCGGCAGCCACGGGTGCAGCTCCTTCGGGCAACCCCTCAGCCCCGGCCCCCAGCCGCCAGGCCCCCGCTGCTGCACCGACCAAGGTGGCAAAAGAGCCCGAACCGGCCAGCTGGAATGCGGCGCCCCTGGTGCCCGACACCGACGACATCCCCTTCTGA
- a CDS encoding precorrin-6A/cobalt-precorrin-6A reductase → MQGPANDQRRVLLLAGTGDGPRLVKELSRRHWRVSVSVVTATAAKAYAGLPVERISIGALQGVGGIKAALHQAGPFRWVVDATHPFAARISHDLVTACADLGQPLLRYERRLEPLGAASLLVDVDALAAQPLQGQRLLLAIGGRHLPALTAAVRRAGAIPYGRALPSPDGVRAALRAGLPPDHLAVVRPLQGEVPGAIERSLCRRWDIRVVLCRQSGGVTEQLWHQLTTDLGLSLLLLRRPCPPDGMECVEDVSSLMDRLERD, encoded by the coding sequence ATGCAAGGCCCCGCGAATGACCAGCGTCGTGTCCTGCTGCTGGCTGGAACCGGTGATGGGCCGCGCTTGGTGAAGGAGCTCTCCCGCCGCCATTGGCGTGTGAGCGTGAGCGTGGTGACGGCAACTGCAGCCAAGGCCTACGCGGGATTGCCTGTGGAGCGCATCTCAATTGGTGCCCTGCAGGGCGTTGGCGGAATCAAGGCAGCTCTGCATCAGGCCGGTCCTTTCCGTTGGGTGGTGGATGCCACGCATCCCTTTGCAGCTCGAATCAGCCATGACCTGGTCACGGCCTGTGCGGATCTCGGCCAACCGCTGCTGCGTTATGAGCGTCGCCTTGAACCGCTGGGGGCGGCCTCTCTCCTGGTTGATGTCGATGCATTGGCGGCCCAACCGCTCCAGGGCCAACGCCTGCTGCTGGCCATTGGAGGCCGTCATCTTCCGGCCTTGACTGCTGCTGTGCGCCGCGCTGGAGCCATCCCCTATGGCCGTGCGCTTCCATCCCCCGATGGAGTGCGCGCAGCCTTGCGGGCAGGTTTGCCCCCGGATCACCTGGCCGTGGTGCGCCCTCTGCAAGGGGAGGTGCCGGGGGCGATCGAGCGGTCTCTTTGCCGTCGCTGGGACATTCGGGTGGTGCTCTGCCGTCAGTCCGGTGGTGTGACGGAACAGCTCTGGCATCAACTCACCACAGATCTGGGGCTGAGCTTGCTGCTGTTGCGGCGTCCCTGCCCCCCCGACGGAATGGAATGCGTCGAGGATGTCAGCAGCCTGATGGATCGGCTTGAGCGTGATTGA
- the cutA gene encoding divalent-cation tolerance protein CutA, producing MIEASGLVLALTTEANAERAQQLAEALLERHLVACVSIHPVQSFYRWEGALQASHEVQLLMKTSAQHVAALRSAVSELHSYDTPEWLCWPVTASPAYGAWAIAELSSDASPPAA from the coding sequence GTGATTGAAGCGAGTGGGCTCGTGCTGGCCCTCACCACGGAAGCGAATGCTGAGCGCGCCCAACAGCTGGCAGAGGCCTTGCTGGAGCGCCATCTCGTGGCCTGTGTGTCCATCCACCCCGTTCAGTCGTTCTATCGCTGGGAGGGAGCGTTGCAGGCGTCCCATGAGGTCCAGCTGCTGATGAAGACCTCAGCTCAGCATGTGGCCGCTCTGCGCTCGGCCGTCTCCGAGTTGCACAGCTACGACACCCCCGAGTGGTTGTGCTGGCCGGTGACGGCATCACCGGCCTATGGGGCCTGGGCCATTGCTGAGCTCAGTTCAGATGCGTCTCCGCCAGCTGCTTGA
- a CDS encoding adenosine kinase: protein MSSETRFPSDCSLDVVGIGNAIVDVLVQTDDGFIAEHGLQKGGMALIDEQQAQALYKASATGLETSGGSVANTMVGIAQLGGRAGFIGRVRDDQLGSIFSHDIRAVGARFETPAATSGATTARCLIYVTPDAERTMCTFLGASTQLEPEDLDLSMVKQAKVLYLEGYLWDSPAAKRAFIAAAEACREAGGKVALSLSDGFCVDRHRASFLELVNGHVDVLFANDVEIQSLYETDDFDQALERVRGCCSVIAITRGAQGSVVLSGDQRWDIGIFGLGDLVDTTGAGDLYAGGFLHGFTQGESLERCGELGALCAGQIVTQLGARSQVSLKQLAETHLN from the coding sequence ATGTCATCAGAGACCCGTTTCCCCAGCGATTGCAGTCTCGATGTCGTTGGCATCGGCAACGCCATCGTTGATGTTCTGGTGCAGACGGACGACGGTTTCATCGCTGAACACGGCCTCCAGAAAGGGGGCATGGCGCTGATCGATGAACAACAGGCCCAAGCTCTCTACAAGGCCAGTGCAACGGGCCTCGAGACCTCAGGTGGATCGGTCGCCAACACGATGGTGGGCATCGCGCAGCTCGGCGGACGCGCCGGTTTCATCGGCCGCGTCAGGGACGACCAGCTCGGCAGCATTTTCAGCCATGACATCCGGGCCGTTGGGGCACGCTTTGAGACCCCAGCAGCCACCAGTGGAGCCACAACAGCGCGCTGCCTGATTTACGTCACGCCTGATGCCGAGCGCACCATGTGCACCTTCCTGGGGGCGTCCACCCAACTGGAGCCCGAGGATCTCGACCTCTCCATGGTCAAACAGGCCAAGGTGCTTTACCTGGAGGGCTACCTCTGGGACAGTCCAGCCGCCAAACGGGCCTTCATCGCCGCCGCCGAAGCCTGCCGTGAAGCAGGCGGCAAGGTGGCTCTTTCTCTCTCAGACGGCTTCTGTGTGGATCGGCACAGAGCGAGTTTTCTCGAGCTGGTGAATGGCCACGTCGACGTGCTGTTCGCCAATGACGTTGAAATTCAGTCGCTCTACGAGACCGACGATTTCGACCAGGCCCTCGAGCGGGTGCGCGGCTGCTGCTCAGTGATTGCGATCACCCGTGGCGCCCAGGGGTCCGTTGTGCTGAGTGGAGACCAGCGCTGGGATATAGGCATCTTCGGCCTGGGAGACCTGGTGGACACCACGGGAGCAGGAGACCTCTATGCCGGGGGATTTCTGCATGGCTTCACCCAGGGCGAGTCACTGGAGCGCTGTGGTGAGCTCGGAGCCCTCTGCGCCGGCCAGATTGTGACCCAACTGGGGGCTCGCTCCCAGGTCTCCCTCAAGCAGCTGGCGGAGACGCATCTGAACTGA